A section of the Terriglobia bacterium genome encodes:
- a CDS encoding DUF2384 domain-containing protein, protein MAVVAHSRARPDLRAHREAIELAFPDLVRGLAGMLGKKLTAYIAGVKDVRAVERWIDGSEPYKGAEVRLRLAYHVAKVLSEYEGQRIVQAWLTGLNPELDDRVPIRLLREGDPEVVGPQILGAVRAFLAGG, encoded by the coding sequence ATGGCAGTAGTAGCACACTCGCGTGCACGGCCAGACTTGAGGGCGCACAGGGAAGCCATCGAGCTAGCTTTTCCGGACCTCGTGAGAGGACTGGCGGGGATGCTAGGCAAGAAGCTCACCGCCTACATCGCCGGCGTGAAAGATGTTCGCGCCGTGGAGCGCTGGATCGATGGTTCTGAGCCCTATAAAGGCGCAGAAGTCAGGCTGCGCCTGGCGTACCACGTTGCCAAGGTGCTGAGCGAGTACGAAGGTCAGAGGATCGTTCAGGCTTGGCTCACAGGACTGAATCCCGAGCTCGACGATCGTGTGCCGATCCGCTTGCTTCGCGAGGGAGATCCTGAAGTTGTTGGACCGCAGATCCTCGGTGCGGTCCGAGCATTCCTAGCTGGAGGTTAA
- a CDS encoding SocA family protein, with the protein MATANKGDDRKLAELILYISQKCANDPTFGAVKLNKILCYSDFLFYAYHGRGITNVEYQKLPYGPAPRRLKPVRNQLIKRRALALQDVVLKNGHVQKRTVNLRQPNLSLFSGDEIALVDRVIESTEKMPSGVVSDYSHNLVGWLVVDEGETIPYDTIFFSNPPLSEDEAHRARELAAQKSRAKNGKKGSGQAA; encoded by the coding sequence GTGGCGACTGCAAACAAAGGCGACGATAGGAAGCTAGCGGAGCTAATCCTCTACATCAGCCAGAAGTGCGCCAACGACCCAACGTTCGGTGCGGTGAAGCTAAACAAGATTCTCTGCTACTCAGACTTCCTCTTCTATGCCTACCACGGTCGCGGAATCACTAACGTTGAATACCAGAAGCTGCCATACGGACCAGCGCCTCGTCGGCTAAAGCCAGTCCGAAATCAATTAATCAAACGGCGTGCACTGGCGTTGCAAGACGTGGTCCTCAAGAATGGTCACGTCCAGAAACGAACTGTTAACCTGCGACAGCCCAACCTTTCATTATTCTCTGGCGACGAGATCGCTCTTGTGGACCGAGTAATTGAGTCAACGGAGAAAATGCCTTCCGGAGTCGTAAGCGACTACAGCCATAATCTAGTAGGCTGGCTGGTCGTGGACGAGGGTGAGACCATTCCATACGACACCATCTTCTTCTCAAATCCACCGCTATCGGAAGACGAAGCCCACCGTGCGCGTGAATTAGCGGCACAGAAGAGCCGCGCGAAGAATGGGAAGAAGGGTAGTGGCCAAGCCGCCTAA
- a CDS encoding HigA family addiction module antidote protein: protein MAPKRRLSTHPGEVLLEEFLKPLGMTQAQLAKELGISTNRLNEIVRGKRGVTADTALRLADHFKTSAEFWMNLQTAYDLSKARLGRPAA from the coding sequence ATGGCGCCGAAACGGAGATTGTCCACCCACCCCGGCGAAGTGTTGCTAGAGGAGTTTCTGAAGCCGCTGGGCATGACGCAGGCGCAGTTGGCCAAGGAACTGGGGATCTCGACCAACCGGCTGAATGAGATCGTGAGGGGCAAGCGCGGCGTGACGGCCGACACCGCTCTGCGCCTGGCGGATCACTTCAAGACCTCGGCGGAGTTCTGGATGAATCTCCAGACTGCGTACGACCTCAGCAAGGCTCGACTGGGCCGCCCGGCCGCCTGA